In Methanobrevibacter sp., a genomic segment contains:
- a CDS encoding FUSC family protein: protein MIKIEEVFEGIEIKSMKMKHVLLNLEIIVNELNKDLSDESAIPNKKILIQIFKPFNRSQFTFRSVKFVFAFKMAVIMLLWEVLTLLFNLPFTKWLFFVTVSMMVPYIDDMAYTAKKRIQATFLGIFIFAILLIALPFIPVSKGTMIFIVVVTCLFIFVWKIKDRLIRNTATTLMSVMTSLSYINAPDAITLKILWVIVGVGAVSLFNFKFLPYSIEKETRNNLEICWRINEKSIDLIRQKCLGENAGNKTTLFVSESIVRENIQVNDDNRELYNLQFMISNLCNFILSYLDVNGCSDELNKNLLDIIDKDADADEDLDSKESVMAWSMRYAIDMFKKEQELIVEN from the coding sequence AATTGAAATCAAGTCAATGAAAATGAAGCATGTCCTATTGAATCTTGAAATCATTGTCAATGAACTGAATAAGGATTTAAGCGATGAATCTGCAATCCCAAACAAAAAGATACTGATTCAAATATTCAAGCCATTCAACAGAAGCCAGTTCACTTTTCGTTCCGTCAAATTCGTATTTGCATTTAAAATGGCAGTCATAATGCTTTTGTGGGAAGTGTTAACATTGCTTTTCAATTTGCCTTTTACCAAATGGCTCTTTTTTGTAACCGTTTCAATGATGGTGCCATATATTGATGATATGGCATACACTGCCAAAAAACGTATTCAGGCAACGTTTTTAGGGATTTTTATTTTTGCAATTCTCCTTATTGCCCTGCCTTTCATTCCAGTATCCAAGGGAACTATGATTTTTATCGTTGTTGTAACATGTCTTTTTATCTTCGTTTGGAAAATTAAGGACAGGTTAATCAGAAATACTGCAACAACACTGATGTCTGTCATGACTTCCCTGTCCTATATTAATGCTCCGGATGCCATCACATTAAAAATACTGTGGGTGATTGTCGGTGTAGGTGCGGTTTCACTCTTTAACTTTAAGTTTTTACCATATTCTATTGAAAAAGAAACAAGAAACAATCTGGAAATCTGCTGGCGCATCAATGAAAAGTCAATTGATCTAATCCGCCAGAAATGTCTTGGAGAGAATGCGGGAAACAAGACAACCCTGTTTGTCTCTGAAAGCATTGTCCGTGAAAACATTCAGGTGAATGATGATAACAGGGAATTGTACAATCTCCAGTTCATGATTTCAAATTTATGTAATTTTATATTGTCTTATCTTGATGTTAATGGATGCTCTGATGAATTGAATAAAAATTTATTGGATATAATAGATAAAGACGCTGATGCCGATGAGGATTTGGATTCAAAAGAAAGCGTAATGGCATGGTCAATGAGATATGCAATTGACATGTTTAAAAAGGAGCAGGAATTGATAGTAGAAAATTAG